The sequence CCTAGTCCTTTCCCGCTAGTTATTCTCATGATCTACGTAACTTGAACCTCTCCTGCTCTAGAGAGAAACGATAAGAATCAAAAGTGAGGCTCATGTAGAAGTCTTGCCTATAGGACCATGTATCACATCTGTTTACCACGAATGGCTACGATTTTTGGCCATGTGATTTTTCAGGTGAAACACAGTTTTTCATCACGGAGAATACTGGTAAATACACCTAAAAAAACAATCTGGTAATTGGAAGTTGGAATGTAATTAACAGATTTagcgctcattcagatgagcgtaatattcatccgtgtgctgtgcattgaaataactcacagcacacggagccattcatttctacggggctattcagacatgcgtgagttttcagagcgcgtgtgtccattgcgtgttactcactgcatgtcttatattggtgcgtttttatgcACCTAGTCCCCCATTGAAGTCTttgtgtgcgtgaaaatcacggacagcactcgggcgacatccgtgtgctgtccgtgttttacgcatcagttacatagaaaagcagaaaaataaatttaaaaaaaaaaaaaaaaaaaagcgcttgCACAgaggtgaaaaacgcatgccacacgcaaagcacactgatgccaatacgcaatgcacacggacatgaaatgtaggaaaatcgctgcgttttttacgaacgcaaaacggacacgctcgtctgaatgtagccttactgtccttttttttttttagaaacaaaaacccccaacctttcgctttacttatttttttagtggtTCCAATTAACATCAGCTGCACCCGCACAGACTTCCACATCCAGATCCCGATCCAGGCTGTTCCTCAGCTGGAAAGAAGCCACATCTACCTGGGAACACCAGCCTGTGCCGCCCAGTTATCTGGCAGCAACTACAAGATTTATGCCCGTTTTGATACATGCGGGACAGAACCACAGGTAACCAACAAATAAAGTGCACAGGAAGAGGTGCTTTTTAGAAATACAAATGTATATTCCGATATTTGCAATGACTAGCGTGTGAATACAAGACAGTCATTGCAAACTGACCAAAGAAATGTTCCCGACCTGTAGTTACTGAGAGGCCTCCTTCCCGAAGTGGATATGACATATAGCAGTATATTGTATCTATGTATTTCTACCTATATGGGGGTATGGGGATTTAGTTATTAAATAACTAATAAAAGTTTCAGACTATTAtatataccctaaggctggattcacacgagcacattacgtccataatggaaggaacgtatttcggccgcaagtcccggaccgaacacagtgcagggagccgggctcctagcatcatagttatgtacgacgctaggagtccctgcctcgctgccggacaactgtcccgtactgtaatcatgttttcagtacgggacagtagttccacggagaggcagggactcctagcgtcgtacataactatgactccctgcagtgtgttcagtccgggacttgcgcccgaaatacgttcagtccattacggacgtaatgtgcttgtgtgaatccagccttatagtatATGAGAGCAATACTTTGGTAATTGTGTCTGAGCATGTAGCATAGTAGAGATCCTCTACATAGGTACGGCTCCTTCTAAGCCCAATTTAATGTGGTAATATGAgatgagaaaaatatttttgctttcgtccaagaacagcgccactcctgtccatgggctggGTATGGTATTGCATCTCATCCCTTTTTCCATTGAATGCTatgataccagacacagcccatggataagACTGGCTCTTTTTGCAAAGCACCAGTCTCCCTCCGACATGCTCCCATCTAGCAGGGTCAAGGACTATGAACATCACCGTCCCTGTTTCATTTGCAGAAAAGGAACAACACCTCAGTGATTGTGAGCGTCCTTTATGTGGACTTTTCTCTGAGTGGTCAGGAGGACATCCATGAGTATGAAGTGCAGTGTGAACCCAAGAGGAAAGAGGCCTCTGTGCACATCTTATCTGGTTCAAACCCAGCGCAACTCAATGGAAGAGCAGAGGACATAGGACATTCTCAACTCCCAGAGGCAGAAGCTTCAGAGAGCAGTGACCGCGGTCAAGACAGCAGCGACGTGGTGTTTATCAGTATCTGTATATTGGCTGGAGTCCTCATGCTTATCGCAGTGGTGGGACTGGTGTTACTGTGACACCGAACCTCGGGCCGCACCCTAAATGATCAAAAGGACAAGTACTACAACTAAAGCAGGAAGGTTAAAGACTGAGAGGCAGAATGGTCTACACTATACAAGGATGGTCAAGAACGCCATTATTGTACCGGTTATATAAGCACCACCACGTGACAAGCAATATCTTTATGTGCCTGTTTTATATCCATTATCTGATGAAAATCAAAACACCTAGAATAAAAGGTCCACATACAAGTATTAATATGTCACATACAGCCAACTTATAAGCCTGCTTGCCAAACGGCAGAAATATAGCCGTGATAACAAGAGTAACCCAAGTATTTTAAAGGGATAAACAAATATTAGAACACATTATTGTGTATAGGAATGCTAGACGTATATACATGGCTGTCACAGACGTTATATATGCAGTATTATCAAATCATGGACTTATAAGGGGTACTCCCATTTTgtaatatcgctaggatatgcctaaAAGGTGTTGTCTTAACAAGACAACCCGTGTCCCTATGTcctattaaggcatatggacatcatagaagtGGGTCCCCTGCATGGGAACCCCCTCTataagccagaatggagagctgaTCTGCAAACTCTTTAACGGGGTTATACCAGAATCACCAAAtatcacctatccaaaggataggtaacaattgtctgattgctggggcccCCATTGATCATGAGAACGGTGGTGCCGAACCCCATTTCTCCTTACTGGAtcccctgcagtgaggaggagctgtaCTGGGCTTTCTCCGCAAttaccatagactttgaatggagtggcggcacGAATGCTCtactgccgctctattcaaagtccTCTTCAGTGAGGACGAGCAATGAGGAGGAACTGGAGGTTCGGGAACCCTGTCCTCACAATCGGTGGGGCAACCAGCAATAAGAACAttatgacctatcctatggataggtgataattggcaatactggtaaacccctttaactacccCTGCTGGTCCTTTATTCCGAGGATCTTTGGGGGTCCCTGCCCATTGATCAGAAagagatggcatatcctagcaatttgACATCACTATTAATGGTgggaaaattatttttgtcaagtaTGATGAGGTTAAATTAAAGTGACACTATCCCAAAATGTGCAGACGGCAGCGAGAGAAGCAGCGTCCTATGAGACGATCTGGTTGCTGAGGCAACAGTACGACCCATGAAGCATTCCTGTAGAGCTAAAGATATTGCAATAGTGTCCCtttcaaatagaaaaataattacaCAACTTTCCATTCAATATGTGATGGATTGGACCGATTACCACCGTACAGGCGCGGCTCAGTAGTTAGCACTTTTGCCTTGGCGGTCATGGGTTTCAGCTTGACTAAGACACCACCTGCCTTtatgggcacgttcagacgtggagcAACAAAGTATTGTACAATGGTAGTAAATGgggttttacctgcagattttaGGCCATGCTGATCAATTGTCGCAGATTTGCCAAGGATTTTTCATTGCGGATTtgcaaaatccacagcaaaatctgcaaattCCACTGTTGAATGTTCCGTCAGGTCTGATAATATTTTTGCGCTTACAAGGACTTCACACTCCAGAATCATACTGATAGGTCAAATGGGAATAAGGTTATAGATGCCGCTATGGACGGAGACTGATGTGTGTGAAAACAGATCTGCAGATAATGTTGGTGCTAAAAATAAACTacgagaaataaataaaattcataGGGTTCCACATTGTGTCTATGTGTCTTTTAATACCCACCATATTTCTCTTCTCCTTTGATTTGCCTGATAAGTAAATGTTGGCCTCTACCACCCATTGGATATAGAAGGACGCTCTGCCTTGGGGTATAATTACAAGAGtcatttttatggcgttttttaacaaaaatgttgAGGTTTTGTAACGATCACAAAAATAATCACGACCCCGATGCTGTAAGACTgaagacattaacaatcatttgaaaacttcaccgATTCGCGGTTTTCACTCACATTTTAGTCGGGCCGCTATGTGTGTCTGTACCCTTAAATGCCGTAGTGATCTGGCAGAACCCTACAAGGCTGTACGCAGTTAGAAATGTTCCATTGCTTTCCTGGAGGGGAAATACTCACATTATGGGCCAACATTTGGCACAACCTCTTTCTGTATTCCTTGGGCATTTCCAtcgtagacatttatggcatatcctgtggattgcTACTTGCACAATTGTTTCTATAAactcccataaaaatgaatggcgaGCAGCGCACGTGCATtgcctcctctccattcattctccacctggatgttgCGGCCGACTCAACGCCACATCCTCTGGTGGGACAGGGGTCCCGCACCTgtcagacattcatggcataaaatgtctatgatgggaacAAACACTTTGATCTTTTTGGTTATCGGAGTGTCCTGATGAACATATGACAAAAAGGGTAATGCATTGAGATCTGTTATTTCGGTTGCCACTCATTATTCATGAGTATTTTAAGGATTTTTTTCATTGTGATATCACATTGATTACACTGTGATAGGGGGTATGGACAATTTTCTTTCTCCCTTTATCTCTGTTGTGTATTCCCACCCTGTCCGTCTTGCTGCGAGTTCTCACATATGTGATTTTGTAATATTAAGGCCATTCAGGGCGCACTAGGGCGAGGTTGGCGAGCAGGGACACCCCTTTTGGGACGGTTACTCTGCAATACACAGGGTGGACCGGGACTTAATTAGAGCTAGTGGTAGTAATGAAGGGGCCACTAATCATAGGTTCTGTGCCCCTGTGCAGTCTGGCTTATCACCTGTGTACATGTCAGGCTTATTAGAAGTTCTCCATGTCCTTTATTATCAAACCACCATTTATTCAATGCACATTTTATTCtgcaataattttttccttttgtaaaaaaaataaatatattggcGATATCATCATCTCTCTTTTAAAAAGTTTGACCAGCAATATTTTGCTATGGATTCACTGGAATGCTAAAAACAGAattaggctggaaacacacatgcagttttttttgggTCAATCCAGAGTGTATTCAGTAGTAAGGAGAAGTATAAGTCCTTCCTTTAAATTTCCTAttccttttgaatccactcctggttttggctcaaaaaactgcatgtgtgattccagccttatggCAGCTCGGTATGAAGGATGTTTTCCAGATGATCCTGTGTATGAAGTGATGAGGAGTCCAGAAGGTTTGTCCTCTCCTCCACATTAAGTCCTCATGTTACTTCTTATGACTCTGCACTAATTGGTTGACAGGTAAGTGTCCATCTTTTACTTGTTTTCGAATCTCTGGTTTATGCTTCAAAGCAAATACCAAAGCCCGGACCGTCCTTCTATAGTGCACATCGATGAGTCTGGCGCTTCGGTGGAAAACTTCACGTTCAATGCACTCAGCTAAAGAGTCATCAGCCTGATGGACGGGGAGAATATAGACAAAGCTTTGTAAGTGTTACAGTACTTGCTGCATCAGTTTAATGCTGGGTCATGCAGAATAACCACCACCTCCAAATAAAAGATATTTTggacttgtattccccattaaataacaattctagaacaTCTTTCCTAAAAAGTATGATTTGCGCCGTTCATCTGttattcctggaaatgtataaataaattgacaacaagGTGTTAGCATTCCCCTTTTTAATAGGGTGTGACCTTAGGCTAAGTTCAGACTTGAATTGTATAATCTGTTACTCGGATTCCTTTTTATCAGAATAATGGATGAAAACGGATCTGTTAAaagtccctttgaaatcaatgttatTTTTAATTGCGTCCGCTCGCAAATGTTAGTCATTCGTTTTTTTGATGGAGATAAAAGTGCGGAGTACAGGACTTTATCCCTGGTCAAAAAAAACGGATGTCTAATATATGGGTTATTTTTACCATTGACGTCAATGTAAAACGGATACGAACAGATTTTAAACGGATCAGTTTTATCCATTATTTTGATCTAAAAACGGAttagagtaacggattatacaacgcaagtgtaaaCTTAGCCTTACACAGACTGACGATGTCAGCACAGGTTGCAGAGTGTGTAGGAACATCCCCatggacaagggaaatggtataatccagttgtcaatttgttcatACATTTCTGAGAagtataacagaggaacggcacaatgcagcgcACCAGTTTAGATGGCCATAAACATTGGATATATTTGTCTTCAGATCTCACAAAAATGAGGGGAACAGATGCGGCCTAAGGCTTCACTCAAACGAACGTGTCCGATttgtgcgcgtaaaaaacgcagcctttttttctacattttttgttcacgtgcgttgcgtattggcatcagtgtgttttgcgtgtggcatgcgtttatcACGTCCCTGCAagcacttgatttttttttttctacatttctttctttgcttttctatgtatttgatgcgtgaaacacagacagatttcatccgtgtgctgtccgtggctttcacgcacccatagtgaacacacgcaccaatataggacatgcagcgagtttcacgcaatgggcgCTTGCCGCATGAAAAACAATgcatgtgaatggccccatagaaTTGCATGCGTCCGTGTGCTGAGCGATTTCAACGCACAGAACACGGACACGTATttagctcgtctgaatgagcccttactgtcCACCAATGTCATCTGTTGGGGGAGGTAGGGATGGGGGAGTTGTCTGATTCTTTGGTTAACTTGAAGATAAGAGGCGTCTGACAGCTGCTTATCTACATTCCTCTTTAGAAAGGGGTCAAAATAAAACGTTGACATAATAAACAAACTTCTAGAACTTTAATGTTGAGTTAAATTAACGTGATTTATAAAGCTCTTCATGACTCTTAGAAAAACTAAAGCAAGGCTCTACACTGATATTTTTTGCAGGGCCTGAGTGCGGCGGTACATGACACATGGATTCAAAGAACAgtaaagagagaatccctgtagatcgtgctttACCCCATAAGGCTCTGCACTCAAAGTTTCCTAAATTATATTCTGGAGCTAAATGGAGGCAGACACGAAGGCTGCAAATAATAGCAACATGGTCCACAAAGTGCATGTATTATCTACAGGCCGAATGGCTCTTACCTCTTTGTCCAAAGCATCGAGAAGCATCCGCCTGGCATTGCTACGCAGTTTCTCAGTTGCAGCATCACACCTCACCTCTATGGTTGGCTTACAGCGGTTCTCCTGTATAAAGGTTTCCCATTGGGTGTGCACTTCTTTAGCAAGTTCAGATACTTCCTTGTCACCATGTATCAGCAAGCGCTCCACTGCCTCCCCTGTGAGAGGAGCATATAGATATGTCCATGAAGGAGATCACAGACACGTGTGGATAATGTCTTCATTATATacaaattctatatatatatatatgtgttgtcGCTTTTAAAATGGAAATTATTTAAGTGTATTACAAAAACAGTTGGAGAAACACTGAATAGAGCAGATTTCAGACACTATCCCAGCTGTCCCATCCCCTGTCCTAGCGAGTCCTGACAGCTGTGAGGATCTTCAGGATTTGGAAACCTATTCTAGTATAACTAGTAATACCAATAAGACATTACTAGTATTTCTGGAGGCTGAGGACAGAATAACACTCCTTCatggaagttaaaggggttgtccacccacggacaactgacgacctatccacaggataagttatcagtatatgatcggtaggggtccaacacccagaccccgcaccgattagctgctccggctgccttcaggcaccggatgtccatgccggaagtagatggctccggtcacggaatagcagccgagctgcagttctgcagcatggccgctatacagtagTCTAAACCATCTGCCTCCGGCTACAACTACTTCATACCCTTCATAACATCTGGCGCCCCGAGGcagccggaccagctgatctgtgcgggtccggatgtcggacccgcaccgatcatatactgatgatctatcctgtggataggtcatcagttgtccgtaaccggacaacccctttaattcctggGATGGGAATGTGGAGAAGGCATGTGGTGGCTGCATTATGATGTAGGGGACATGGCACTGGAAATACTATCTATCTGGGCATAGTTTGGCACTGGCACTACTTGACTATGTGGGTAAGTATGGCTTGATAGGACAGTTTGGCTCTATCGAGCGAACAATGGGACTTTCTGGGCACTGTTCTTTGTACAAGTGAACGGTCTGCAGTATACGGATGCCATACGACACGGTCTTTTAGatgttcggaggccggtgttcagAGGAAAGTGTATTGTACAAGAGGTCTCATTCCAAGTTGCCTTATACATCATTTCACTGCTAAAGCAACCAGAAATTATTAAAAGTAACACCTTAAGCAAAACTTATACACTAGACATGGCATGATAGGACATGGATTTTCTCTCTGGTGTTCATTGAATCCCTGTATCACGCACTGTTCGCTCTCCGCAAGTGCCACTGAGGCGGGACTTGATTTTTATTCTCCCAGCCCCGCCCCTCTCCTCTAAGTAACGGCTCTAACGTTCTCCTAACTGGCcgctagagccatcactcagagcagagtgGCACTTGCGACTGCCGCTCCAGGGGCATCAAACGTCGTTAAGTTTAAAATGCCGTTCCCCTCCCCCACATCATACTGTCAACAGTTTTGAGTTGTCAAAACTgcagacaggttccctttaaatgctaTGAGCACCtttgaaatgtattttttttattactcaaatgcatctaaaataaaatatgaagCAACAGATTATcatgattaaaaatctcctagcATTTTGTGCCTAAAGTTCCTATAAAAacctatatgtctccatggttacaggctacaaacaaaccctatgaAGTCCTACCCCTGTCCCCTACTTCTAACAAACAGtcagtaggttagcaagaagtagaggaAAGATGAAAGTACGActacaagatcagactacacagggttgtagtctgtaaccttggagacacatagatcAGCATAGGAGATGTAGACCCAAAACGGTaagattatttcatttttttaattacaaCTTGAAGTCATCTCAACCTCAGTCATGATATAGAACATTTTACCTATCTTCATGGAACGTATCACTTGTTCTGATGGAATTTTCTTCTTTAGTTGTAACAAGGTCTCTATCAGATTCTCTGTCGTTTGGTTGGGCAGCTCCAGGATACATTTCCATCTCTTAATATCTTCCAGAACCACAACTCTCTAAATAAAGGGAAAACACAGAAATGACCTCTGAGAAGCTGAAGTAAGGAATCTGTATACCTGAGGCATCGATATAAAACAATACATCTATAACACAAGGAAGAAATAACTACTTGTTCCACGATTTCTGGAGGACTCCactcattaaagggtaactaaacttttgaaaaacatttgacatatcagaagttttgatcagtggaggtccgagcactgagacccccaccgatcactaatgcAGAAGCGTTCagatgagcgctgtgctgctttggTTCTGATCGACTTTCCTTGGGGGCACAATTCCCGGTTATCTATCGGTTGTGAACTCCCATCGTGCACCCTGTAGCTAAGCAACAGCTGTAGaattacaactcctagcatgttacaTGTGGCTATCTGGCTGTTAGAGAACTACAAGTATCATCATTCTTTGGCCGCTATATAATAGGTGTAAAAAAaagactacaagtctcagcattcaCCATTTGGTTGTACAGATGTTGTTCCGGCATGCAACAGTTTCCCATGTTATACTCACCTTCAAAGAGTGCAAGGTGGCCTGACCCTTAGAGATCTTCTGCTTCCCTCTCCCTGCCCCATCTGGTACCCGCGGTTTCGTGTTTCTAATCACGAACCTGTCCATGCTGTGGAGGTGACTAGTCTTCCGTACACTCTCTTTCCATTCCGTACATCTCGTCGCGC is a genomic window of Rhinoderma darwinii isolate aRhiDar2 chromosome 7, aRhiDar2.hap1, whole genome shotgun sequence containing:
- the TCEANC2 gene encoding transcription elongation factor A N-terminal and central domain-containing protein 2; the protein is MDRFVIRNTKPRVPDGAGRGKQKISKGQATLHSLKRVVVLEDIKRWKCILELPNQTTENLIETLLQLKKKIPSEQVIRSMKIGEAVERLLIHGDKEVSELAKEVHTQWETFIQENRCKPTIEVRCDAATEKLRSNARRMLLDALDKEADDSLAECIEREVFHRSARLIDVHYRRTVRALVFALKHKPEIRKQVKDGHLPVNQLVQSHKK